In Leptolyngbya sp. O-77, the genomic window CCAGGTTCTCAGACTGTCAGCACGCTTCAGGAGTTGAACGCATGAAGGAATCCCCCGCCGCCCAACCCACATCTATGCCCACCAGCCAGGTCGAGATTCGCGCAATTCAGGAGCGGCTCCAGGCCATTCGGGCTGGACAAGTCGCTGTCTCGTCGTCCCCCGCCTCTCGTATGGTGGAAATGTTTCCCGCCCAGAGCGCAGCGATAGGACGGATGAGCGCGATTCGCGAAGCGATCCCTACGGGAATAGCCCCGTCAGAGCGCCCTTCAGAAAAACCTCCAGAGCGCAATTATGCTGGCGTTGCGGCGCAAAATCGCCCTACAGATGCCGACGTGACCGCTGCTGTGCGCGAGGCCGCCGCCGAAGCCCAGCAAGCCGCCCAATTTCGGCAGGCAGCCGAGTCACTGCGGGCAATGTCGGCGGCGTTGACCTCAACTTTTGTAGCCCCTGCACCCGCCAGTGCGCCCTCCTCGCCCTTTACTGCGGTGGCTGCACCTGCTGAGTCTACATCGCCCAGACCCCCAGTCGCCGCTGCATCGGGGCGCAAGTCTCATCCCGAAGCGCCGACCCGTCATGAGTTCCCAGCGGCGGAAGTGATGCGCCTGCTAGAAGTGAAGGCAGACGAAATCAACCAGCTCTCTGCTGCCCAGGAAGCCGCCATGCTGGAGCTAAAGGCGATCGCCCAAAAGCTAGAACGCGACTGGAAAGACATGGACACCCAGCGGCACATCTTTGCAGGCGAGGTGAGTGATCTGCCTGCCCTCTGCGAATACCTAGACACGGAGGTGCCCCTCGTGCAACGAGACGAACGAGGCGCATTTGTGGTCACCAAGCGTCCGATTGACCTGTTCCAGGCGGAGCGCGATGCCGAATGGATGGCCCAAAGTCTGCGGCATCGGAGCGATGGGCGCAGCACAGGTTCGGCTCGCCAGGGGCAGCGATATCGCTCTACGGGGCTTACGCCAGCGCCCTCTTCAGCAATCGCGATCGCACTGACAACGACTCAGCGGGCGCTGCGGGGCTTGCTGGCGCTGGTCAACCAGGTGCTATTGCCGAGCGATCGCCAGAGGACGGCCCGCTCAAGGCAGCGGCAAAGCACCACCGCCACAGCAGGTCGGTCGCCCATGACAGCAGCCCCCTCGATGCAGGCCTCTGCGGTGCTGCTGATTGGCGCGGCGATCGCCCGTATCGGCGCAGACTGGCTGCTGGCAATGAATGCAGGCTTCTGGCTACCCGTTGCCCTCCTAATTGTCGCTCCGGCAGCCCTAGCCATCTATCGCACCACCGTCGCCCCCCACACCAGCATTACCTGGGGCTACCGCATTTTTCTTATCTTCCTTGGGCTATTGATTGGAGGGCGCGTGCTATGACCTCAGTTTTACTTGGAGTAATATGGCTCCTGATTGTCTTCAGCGGCCTGGTGATGGTCGGGGAGGGTAGCAACGATGAAGCGCCGTAATCTAGAGCATCACAGTCTAGATCGACCCACGCTAAACCCGGTGCTACTGGGCGGTATGGTAATTGCAATGGCGGGGCTGCTGGTCGATTTGCGTGGCATGGTGTCGCCGGTTGCCTCCAGTGGGCATCACGAAGCCTGCCAGGGCACAGTGAATCAGCAGGTCGCCCTCTCCCGCGAACAGCTTGCCCAGTTGCTCACGGTGCCCGAACGCGACAGCCGCGATCGCATTACGCAAATTGCGGGCGCTCCCTATTGCCAACTGCAAAACATTCAGGTGAGGGCGGGCGTGGCCGCCGAGCGCCAGGTCTATCCGCTCGCTTTTGACCCGCAGACTCGCCTCGTCATTCTCTACGAGGGCAACGAGTATGCCGGGTATCGCTTTAGCTTCCAATAACCCTCCTTTCAAGGGATGCTGGTGCAAAACCTGGGTGAGCCTGATGGCGATCGCCCTGCTGGGGACTGCCTGTTCCCAAGCCCCTCGCCCAGTGCGAACCGTGCCAATTCAGCAAAGCTGGGAATTGCAGCTTGGCAGCACCGTCGGCAAACACCGCATCGTGGGCGGGCTGGGCGACATCTCCATCGAGATGAAGGGCGATCGCGTCTATCTCCCCTTTGATGGCGAGGTACAGTCCAACGACGTACCAGGCTGCTACATCTACTCCACACCCGACGTGCCTGCTTACTTGTTTCGCCTGTGCGGCCTCAAGTCTGGCAAGACCGGGCGCGTTCGCAGCGGTGACACCCTTGGCTCTGCTGACTACCTCCACTTCGCCGCCCTCCGCCGCCAGCCCGACGGCACTTGGGCCCTGGTGGAACCTTCCAAGGAAATGCTGGAGCGGATGCTTAGTAAGTAGCGGCAAGACTCACCGGCAGAATCCCCCAGTCCCCCCCCAACGCCCTACAAAAAGCCCATTTTCTCTCTCATGAATCGTACTCTTTTGCTGCTGGGCGCGGTGGCGATCGCCCTGGGTGAATCGACCGCTGCCCATGCCGATGACCTGGCGCTGAGTTTTGAGATGGCGGTGGTGCAGCCGTCATCGGTAGAGCCGTCTGCGAGCGCAACTCCAACGGCTATGCTGGAGCCGCCGCTGGATGTGCCCCTGCAAGTGCCCGCGAATGCGACCGAGCCACCGATGCAGGAGGCTTCGCGGGCCAATCCGGAGTTGCCGCCCCCGCCGCCGACGGGCGGCTTCGAGGCAATTGCTCAGCCCTTTCCTCAGCCCTTTCCCCAGCCCTTTCCCCGACCTGCGAACCCCCGTCCGTCTGCGGCTCCGGCTCTGGTGGCGACGAGTCAGCCCGCCTCTCCTGAAGAATCCCTGACCCTACCCATTGCGCCATCAGGGTCAAAATCAGTTGAACTGCGGTTTGATGTGCCCGCTGGTCATCTGGCCCAGCAAAAAGACGAAGAACCGCAGCCTTTCCCAGTAAATCAGGCAGTAGATCAAGCGATAAACGGTGCAGCGCGGCTACTCGGCCTTGCTCCGCCAGTTCCAAAGCCCGCCAACGGCGAACTGGCAGCCCTGTTTCACGGCGGCGCAGACTCCCTGGTGGCGCGGGTTGTGGGCAGCGCCGAAGGGACTCGCGCCGCCGACGGCCAGCGCACCAAAGCCTATTACGGCCACACCGACCCCGGCAACGGCGTGTGGAATCTGGGCAGCTTTTCCTATCAGCACGGCGCAAGCTCCCCAGAGGAGGCCGACGAACGCCAGCTTCGACGGCTGCAAAAACAGGCCGACCTGCTCCAGCGCAAGGCAGCCAGCCACGGCATTTCTCTTAGCCTGGAGGAATTGCTAAACGGCATCGACCTGGCAAACCAGGCCCCCGTGGCCGCGCTCGATCGGGGCGGCTATATCGACTGGCTAGCCGAAGCGCGGCGGCGGGGAATGCAGGGCGAATCGGCAATTCTGTGGGCCCGTACCCGCGCCTTCATCGACCCCGATACGCAGCAGTGGAATGCGCCCGGACTAGGCAACACCGCCGACCGCATTTCCCGCGACCAGGATCGCCGCATGAGGGCGATCGCGCTAGCGTTGCGGAGCAGTATCGCCCGCGCCCACGAACACTACCGCACCCAAACGAACCAGCCCGTTGCCCTCAATTCACCGACTCCGCCGCCCAACGCCCCAGCCACCAACCTAGCCGTGGGTGGCGATTTGCCCAGCCCTTCTAGCCCCTCCCTCGGCCAGCCCCCACCGACTGAGAAATCCACTGAAAAATCAGGCGTTCTCGACTCGCTGTTCAGCATTAACCTGCCAGAATTCGCCTTTTAGCAAGTCCCTTTTAGCAAGTCTTAGAGGGGCTAACTTGTGGGGCGATTCGCGAAGCGATCCCTACGGGAATCGCCCGTTAAATTGGGGACTTGCCTGAGTTCACCGGATTAGCCAATTCTAGAAAGAGCAGATCCAGGCTGAAGTCTAACCTAAGCTAGGCTGATCCGCCTTTTCATCGCCCCAAACCTCGCTTCGTCGCAAGGCCGCATCCACCGCCATCTGCTGGTCGCGCCGGGTGATCCAGCGGTGATAGGTGCGCGTGTGAACGGCGACGGAGTGACCCATCATGCGGGCGGCGACGGTGTCGGGTAGCCCCACATGGATGGTTCGCACGGCCCAGGCGTGGCGCAAATCGTAGGGCGAGAAGGGCAGGTCATAGCGGCGAAACTGAGTGGCGACCTGCTGCCCGATGCGCTGGAGCGTGGTCTGGCGCAGATCGGTGCCGATCGGCGGCAGTATCACCTGGCGCAGTTGGAACCGATCGACCCATTCCACCGGGAAGGGCCAGACTTGATGTGCGCCCGTCTTTGTCTGGTCTTGCACCTCGATCACGGCGCTGGAGTCGCCTGTTCGTAGCGCGTCGTAATCGCAAAAAAACACCTCATGGTTTCGCAGTCCGTAGGTTGCCATAATGCCAAACACAAAGCGCCAGGCGGGGTTAGGAATTTGCTCGTAGGCGGCGAGGATGTCGGCTTCGGTCGGCAACTGGCGCAGTTGGGTTTTGCTGTTGCCGTAGTTGCCCCAGTAGGTTTTTAGGTTGATGGGTAGCTCGATGTGCAGAAAGTCTGCCAATGCGCCGAGGGCGGTGCAGCAGATTTGGCGGCTGCGGGTGTTGGGTTTGGTCGATTGCACGGTGGCGTAGATGGCTTCGGCGAGGCTGAGGTTGGGGCGAGCTTGGGCGATCGCCTCCAGCTTCTTCAAATACGGCGCGTAAGCCTTCTCCCACGTCGTCCGCACCGAAGCGGGATTTGCTGCGCCCTCTTGCCGCGTCCAAAACGCCTGCTGAAATGCCGCCAGCTTTTCGGACAAATCCATCTGGCTCAGTCGCCCACCGCCTTTGACGGGTAGATAGTTATGCCAATCGAAGCAGTTTTGCAAAAGCTGGGCGGCGATAATTTTGGCTTCGGTTTCCGCTTGCTTCAGTCCATCATGGGTGGCGGGAAGGTTCAGGCTGATGCGCTGCTGGTGCGGATTCAGCCGATGGCTGCCCGGTCGTGGCGGCAGCGTCCCCCGCAGGCTCAGCTTGTCGCCCCGCCGCTCAACTTGCAGCCCCATTTTCGCAGCTTTGAGGCGCTGGTTGGTTTGCAGGATGCGATCGTCGAGGCTGGGCATTTGGAGGGGTTGGGGGTTAGGGGTTGGGGGTTAGGGGTTGGGGGTTAGGAGAGGAATGGGGGCGATCGCCCTTGAGGGATTGGACTATGACGGCATTAGCCGCTAAGTTTCTTATATACCGTGTTTGTAAAACAAAGATTTGCCTGAAACCCTCGACTTAGATTCGGATAGACAGATTTGCTAAAAGATTACGAAAGTTTAAGCTTTTGGAGTTCGGTGTAGTTGAGAAAGTCTCTCAGGTTGAATCGTTGTTAAAATCAGTAACAAATATTAAAGCCAAGGGAAGCCGTAGTCACTATGGGTCGTGTTGGGGTTTTGCTATTAAACCTGGGAGGGCCGGATCAGCTAGAGGATGTGCGCCCGTTCCTCTATAACCTGTTTTCCGACCCGGAAATTATTCGGCTGCCGTTTCCTTGGCTGCAAAAGCCATTGGCCTGGCTAATCGCCAATAGCCGCACCCGCAAGTCTCAGGAAAACTATCGCCAGATCGGCGGCGGCTCTCCGCTGCGCCGCATCACTGAGGAACAGGGGCAGGCGCTGCAAGCCGAGCTTCAGCAAAAAGGACAGGAGGCGCAAGTCTACATCGGGATGCGCTACTGGTATCCCTTTACTGAAGAGGCGATCGCCCGCATCAAGCGCGACGGTATTGATCGGCTGGTGATTCTGCCGCTTTACCCGCAGTTTTCCATTAGCACCAGCGGTTCCAGTTTCCGCCTGCTCGAAAAAATTTGGTCGGAAGATCCAACGCTACGACGGATTGACCACACGGTGATTCCGTCCTGGTACAAGCGCCCCGGCTACCTGCGGGCAATGGCCGACCTGATTGCTCAACAGCTTGACCAGTTTGAAAATCCCAGTGAGGTTCATATCTTCTTTAGCGCCCACGGCGTGCCGCTGAGCTATGTCGAAGAGGCGGGCGACCCCTACCAGCGCGAAATTGAGGAATGCACCGAGCTAATCATGCGGACGCTGAATCGCCCCAATGCTCACACGCTGGCTTATCAGAGCCGCGTCGGCCCGGTGGAGTGGCTGCGACCGTATACCGAAGATGCGATCGCCGAACTCGCTGCTCAGGGCGTTCAGGATCTCCTGGTCGTGCCCATCAGCTTTGTGTCGGAACACATCGAAACGCTGCAAGAAATCGACATCGAATACCGCGAGATTGCCGAAGAAGCGGGGATTCACAATTTTCAGCGAGTGCCTGCCCTCAACACCCATCCTGTGTTTATCAACGATCTGGCAGAGATGGTGGTTGATGCACTCAATTCACCCAACCTGACGCTAGACCAGATCGCCCGCCCTTCCGAAACCACCAAGATCTACCCGCCAGAGCGCTGGGAGTGGGGCATGACGACGGCTGCGGAGGTGTGGAATGGGCGACTGGCGATGCTGGGCTTCCTGGCGCTTCTGGTAGAGCTGATCAGCGGACATGGCCCGCTCCATTCTCTAGGACTGCTGTAAGGAGACTGCTGTAGGGGGACTGCTGTAAGAGGGCTACGGCAGCTTCACGTAAGCTTCACATTTCTTTGGCAGCTTCGATAAGCTAGGGGCGAGTAGCAAACGCTGCTTGCTCCTGGATGTTTTGCACTGATGCTGGTGTGAACTGGTCGCAAGGTTCATCCAGGTCTTCTCGTAATCGGAGGTTTAGCCATGATCAAAAACCTGAGCGGGATTGCATCGCTGGGGCTAATTTTCTGGATAACGGTGGTGCCTGTGGCCGCCCAAATGCCCGTGCAGGTGCGAGTTGCCGAAGCTAGCCCAGAAGAATTGCTTCGGCTGGGGCATCAAGCAGCCGATCGCGGCAACTTCCGCGAGGCGATCGCCGCCTACACGCGGGCACTCCAGCAAGATCCCAACCTCACGGCCGCCTATCTGCATCGTGGGCAGGCACATCATGATGTGGGCAACTTTGACGGGGCGATCGCCGACTTTGAGCAAGCTCTCCGGCTAGAACCAGACAACGCCAGGGCTATCTATGGTCGCGGCGAGGCGCAGATCGATCTTGGCAACCCCCAAACTGCGATCGCCGATCTGAGTCAGGCAATCGAACTAGACCGCGGCTATGCCCAAGCCTATGGCGATCGCGCTGTGGCTTACCTGATGTTAGGTAATCTTCAAAATGCCCTGCAAGACTTTGACCAGGCTATTGCGCTCAATGCCCAAAACGCAGACTTGCACTACAACCGGGGCAAGGTGCAAACAGCGCTGGGAGATTGGCGTGGGGCACTGAGCGATTATGATCAGGCGATCGCCCTGAATCCCAATTTTGCTGAAGCCTACGGCAATCGTGGGCTGCTGCGGTTTGAGCAGGGCGATCGCCAGGCCGGACTAGACGACCTCCAACGAGCGCTAGACCTCTTCCAGCAGCAGGGCAACCGGGAAGGCTATCACTTTACCCAAACGCTAATTCGCCAACTAGAAGCAGTAGAGTAGTCCATGCTGCAATCTCTAGGTTTTTTCATTCTGTCAGGGCTGTGCGAAATTGGCGGCGGCTATCTGGTTTGGCTGGCCGTGCGCGAAGGCAGGCCATCGGTGCTGATTTTGGTGGGCACGGTGCTGCTGACGGTGTATGGCTTTGTGGCAACGCAGCAGCCTGCGAATTTTGGACGGGCCTATGCGGCCTATGGCGGCGTGTTCATCGTGCTGTCGCTGCTGTGGGGCTGGCAGGTCGATGGTCTTGCTCCCGATCGATTGGACTGGCTGGGCAGCGCCATTGTGCTGTTGGGCGTTTGCGTGATGATGTATGCGCCGCGTTCTTAGGTTTAGCAGGCGGGCGCAAGTGCTAGGGTGAGAGCTGGACTCGCTTTTGCTGCTTCACGATGGAATTTTCGGGTTTTGATTTTGACCTTGCGCCGACTCGTCTCGCCCAGCAGATCCAGTTTGTTCTGGAAATCGACAAGTTGAAAGGCGTGCTGCGCCAGACCTTGCTGACCGATGCCTCGCGCCGAGAAAACAGCGCCGAACATTCGTGGCATCTAGCCCTGATGGCGATCGCCCTGGCAGAATATGCGCCCGCCCCCATCGACCTGTCGCGGGTGGTGCAGATGGTGCTGCTGCACGACCTGGTAGAAATCGACGCGGGCGACACCTTCGCGTTTGACATGCAGGCTAATCAGGACAAAGCCAATCGAGAGCAAGCCGCCGCCGACCGCCTGTTTGGGCTGCTGCCGCCCGACCTGGGACAAACTCTCCGTAGCTGCTGGGAAGAATTTGAAGCAGCGAAGACACGGGATGCCCAGTTTGCCCACGCCCTCGATCGGCTCCAGCCGTTTTTGCACAATTTGCAAACCGAGGGCGGCACTTGGAAGCAGCATGGCGTGACGCGCGATCGCGTTTTGTGGCGGATGCAGGCGGTGCAGCAAGGCGCTCCCGCGCTCTGGCCCCTGGTAGAAGGCTTGATTCAGCAGGCGGTTTCGGCGGGATACTTGTTACCAGGAACCGATAACCAGCCCTAGGGCGTGCTTTAAAACCCTTTGATCCCCCCTAGCCCCCCTTAAAAAAGGGGGGAACCGAGCTGAACCACTCCGGGAGTCTCCTTGTTTCTAGCGCAGCGGCGCGTAAGCGCGGGGATTTAGGGGGATCGACCCAAGGCAATCAACGACCCAGAAAGTTCTAAAACACTGCCTAATCCCCAACCCCTAACCCCTAACCCCTAACCCCTAACCCCTACTGATACAGCGACATCACCTGCGACAGCGGCAAGCGAGACTGCACGCCCAGCGTCAGCGGCGAGGTGTGCCCGTGCTTCAGGTGGTCGGCAGCGGCGCAGGCGATCATGGCGGCGTTGTCGGTGCAAAACTTGAGCGGTGGGAAGAGGACGCGCAGATTTTCTGCCTCAGCCGCTTCCTGGAGCCTCAGCCGCAGGCCGCTGTTGGCCGCCACACCGCCTCCAACGGCGATCGCCCCCAGTCCATAATCTTTGGCGCAGGCGATCACCCGTTTAGTGAGCGATCGCGCCACCGTGTCTTGAAAGCTGGCGGCCAGGTCAGCTACAGGCAGCGGTTTAGACGAGTTTTGCAAACTTTGGGTCAGCCGCAGCATCGCCGTCTTTAGGCCGCTAAAGCTGGAATCGTAGGGATGATAGCCGCCCTCTGGCAGGGAAATTTTGCCCTCCGGCAGCGCAAACGCCTGCGGATTGCCGTCTTTTGCCAAACGATCGATCACTGGCCCGCCCGGATAGCCCAGCCCCATCAGCCGCGCCACTTTATCAAAGGCTTCTCCAGCGGCATCGTCGCGGGTTTCGCCCAGCGTTTCATACTGGCCGCAATCTTTGACGTAGATCAGGCTCGTATGCCCACCCGACACTAGCAGACAGAGAAACGGCGGCTCTAGCTGCGGTTCGCTGAGATAGGAGGCATAGATATGCCCTTCCAGATGATGCACGCCAATAAACGGCTTGTTGTGCAGCATGGCCAGCGTTTTTGCAGCCGTTAGCCCCACCAGCAGCGCCCCCACCAGCCCCGGCGCACAGGTGGCCGCCACACCGTCGATGTCTGCCCAGCCCAGCCCACTATCGGTCAACGCCTGGGCGATCGCCCAGTTCATTGCCTCCAGATGCTGCCGCGAGGCCACCTCCGGCACCACACCGCCATACTGCTGGTGAACCTGGATTTGTGACGACACCACATTGCTCAACAGATGGCGATCGCGCACCACCGCCACTGCGGTTTCATCACAACTTGTCTCTAACGCTAAAACCGTTGGCATCTCAAGCTTGGTTCCTAACTCGAATACTCCACTTCCCGCCCAACCCCAAATGTAGAGTTCTTTGAACTTTTGTAGCGCCTGTACTCGCTTCAAGCTAATATCAAAAGTCGTCAAGAGCTAATCCTACCAAGGCTTCTGGCAATTGCCAGCGATTTTCCTTGAGCGCTTGTCAATTTTCTAAAAGCTTAACGTGGTCACGCTTCGCTTGCGGAGTATGATCGCTCCAAAGCGTGAATGCTGTTCTAAAAGCATCTTAATTGTTTGTAATAAGTCGTTGCATTTTGTAACAAGGGAAGCAATTCCATGCGCAAGTTGTTTGCTCAGCTATTTGCCCTCGTATTGGCGGTTTCCTTGTGGGGAGGATTTGCTGCCCCCGCCTCCGCCTATAACCTGACCCCCTGCGCCGATTCGCCAGCGTTTCAGGCGCGGGCTGCCAAGGCTGTTACTGCCCAAGCCAAAGCCCGGTTCCAGTCCTATTCCTCCGTGCTGTGCGGCGAAGATGGTCTGCCTCATCTCATCGTAGACGGCAGCCTTTCCCATGCGGGCGAGTTTCTCATTCCTAGCATTTTGTTTCTCTATATTGCCGGGTGGATTGGCTGGGTCGGTCGCGCCTACGTGATTTCGGTGCGTGGCGACAAAGAGCCTGAAATGGCCGAGATTATCATCGACGTGCCCCGTGCTGTGAAATTCATGACGACCGGGCTGCTGTGGCCGCTAGCTGCGGTGCAGGAGTTTACCACGGGTAAGCTGACTGCCCCCGACAACGAAATCACGGTGTCCCCTCGCTAGGCGCTCTTGCCTTGGTGTGGCCCGCACATCTCGCGTTTTTACAGGATTTCAACCAGGTTTTCAACGGTCTCTCAAGCTAACGTCTCTCACGTTTCGGAGCATTGTTCATGCAGTATTTCTTGAAGTACCTCTCGACCGCCCCCGTGCTGGCAACGATCTGGATGTTCATCACGGCTGGCATTCTGATTGAGTTCAACCGCTTCTTCCCGGATCTGCTGTTCCACCCCTAGTGCGGATCTTGATTAGAGGCCTGTGGCGCTCGATCGTTCCAGGCCTTGCTTTCGACCCGTTTGCTACTGCGGCTCGTGCGATCGCACAAAGGCTACACCGCCCAGGATCACCCGCAGGGAACCTAACGTTCAGGCCGCTTTCTGCTGAGGAAGCGGTCTTCGTTTTTATCTCTTACGGTAAAATCTGCATTACATCCCTGCCAATTGGCTGCGTTGCTTTGATGAGTTGTATCTAGAGTCCGCTTGCATGGCTGCACCGCTGTCTTGGCTGCACTGCTGTAACGCCTTGTGGGGTGATGGGAAGCAGTCAATTTGGATGGGGGGCATTTATACTGAGGTGCATGGCACTTGTTCTGACACATCTCGCAAACTGGAGCGTCTTGCCCAGAACTTGCTCAGGAATAGTATTCGGAGCAATGGTATTCGGAGCAATAGTATCCGGAGTGCTGTGAATTTATCCGGAGCTTTATGCAGTCATGTCATAAAGTCAACTGGATGGACGGGTAAATCTGTGCATCCCATGAGCCAAACTGGTTAAATCAGGGAATGCTAAATCTATTGCTGAGGCTCGACTTGGGTGAATCGGTCTGGGGCAATCGCCCACTGAGGCTCGACTCATGACCCAGCTGCTCTCGTGCGACACATCCTCGGCAAGGCCCGTACGTTTGACCTCCCATGTCCGGTTTTAATATTTCCTCGGTTGGTTTCTATGCGGTCGCGGACACTCCTCAAGTTATGCAGATAGACCCCCAAACCTTTACGGTTAAATTTTGGGGCGTTCGCGGCAGTGTGCCCACGCCAGGTGTTGAGATGGTGCGTTATGGAGGCAATACGCCCTGCGTAGAGATGCAAGTCGCTGGGCGGCGAATTATTTTCGACGGAGGGACGGGACTGCGCCTGCTGGGCAAGCATCTGCGCGATGAAATGCCCGTCGAAGCGCACCTGTTTTTTACCCACACGCACTGGGATCGTATCCAGGGATTTCCGTTTTTTGCGCCCGCATTTGTATCAGGAAATTGCTTTTATATCTATGGGGCGGCTGGCCCGAATGGCGCATCCATCAAGCAGCGCCTCTCAGACCAAATGCTGCGCCCCAATTTTCCCGTGCCGTTGCAGGTGATGCAGGCGGATCTCAAGTTTGTAGATATCGTGCCGGGGTCGGTGATTCCAATTGAGGATGTGACGGTGGAGGCAGTGTCGCTGAACCGCCCGAACGGAGCGCTGGGATATCGCGTCACCTGGGGCGGCTATTCGGTGGTCTATGCCACAGATACCGAGCGATCGCCCGATTCGGTAGAGCAAAACCTGAAATATCTGGCGCAGGATGCTGACCTGCTGATTTACGACGCAGCCTACATCAGCGATCACGCCCTGGTTGACCCCGAAGCAGCCACCGGAGAACAGAACCACGGCTGGCAGTCAGGAATCGATCTGGCGATCGCCGCCAGGGTTAAACAGGTCATTATGTTCCATCACGACCCAGCCCACGAGGACGATTTTCTAGACACCATCGAGCAAGACGTACAGTCTCGCTATCCCAACGTAAAACTAGCCCGCGAGGGCATGGTGCTAGACGTGACGCAGTTCAGAAATGATTGCTTGGCGTAGAATGGGGCGCGAGGATGGGCAGTCCACCGCTGCCCATCCTCGCCCTTTTAGACCTATCTCTTTTGAGCTATCCCAGCCCTTTAGACGTGAGTCAACTGCCGCTTCATCTCGTCGGCATACTGGTCTGCATTTAGCCCCACCAGCACATGCAGCTTGTGGTCAGTCAGGTGCATCACGCCGTTGGCTCCGGCCGCGCTGAGGGCCGAGTCATCTACCGCGCTGTCGTCTGCCACCTCGACCCGCAGGCGCGTCAGGGCAGCAGGCTCCACACTGCGGATATTGCGGCGGCCCCCGAGGGCGATGATCAGGTTTTCGGCCTTTTCGGCGGCCATTGGGTCGCGGGCCGGAGCGCCGCTGCCCACCGCAGCCTCTTCGACTGTTTCGGCTTCACCTGTAGCCGGGGTGTAACCTAAATCCGCTTCCGGGCCAGCCGTTTTCAGATACTCGA contains:
- a CDS encoding site-specific integrase produces the protein MPSLDDRILQTNQRLKAAKMGLQVERRGDKLSLRGTLPPRPGSHRLNPHQQRISLNLPATHDGLKQAETEAKIIAAQLLQNCFDWHNYLPVKGGGRLSQMDLSEKLAAFQQAFWTRQEGAANPASVRTTWEKAYAPYLKKLEAIAQARPNLSLAEAIYATVQSTKPNTRSRQICCTALGALADFLHIELPINLKTYWGNYGNSKTQLRQLPTEADILAAYEQIPNPAWRFVFGIMATYGLRNHEVFFCDYDALRTGDSSAVIEVQDQTKTGAHQVWPFPVEWVDRFQLRQVILPPIGTDLRQTTLQRIGQQVATQFRRYDLPFSPYDLRHAWAVRTIHVGLPDTVAARMMGHSVAVHTRTYHRWITRRDQQMAVDAALRRSEVWGDEKADQPSLG
- the hemH gene encoding ferrochelatase, which translates into the protein MGRVGVLLLNLGGPDQLEDVRPFLYNLFSDPEIIRLPFPWLQKPLAWLIANSRTRKSQENYRQIGGGSPLRRITEEQGQALQAELQQKGQEAQVYIGMRYWYPFTEEAIARIKRDGIDRLVILPLYPQFSISTSGSSFRLLEKIWSEDPTLRRIDHTVIPSWYKRPGYLRAMADLIAQQLDQFENPSEVHIFFSAHGVPLSYVEEAGDPYQREIEECTELIMRTLNRPNAHTLAYQSRVGPVEWLRPYTEDAIAELAAQGVQDLLVVPISFVSEHIETLQEIDIEYREIAEEAGIHNFQRVPALNTHPVFINDLAEMVVDALNSPNLTLDQIARPSETTKIYPPERWEWGMTTAAEVWNGRLAMLGFLALLVELISGHGPLHSLGLL
- a CDS encoding tetratricopeptide repeat protein, encoding MIKNLSGIASLGLIFWITVVPVAAQMPVQVRVAEASPEELLRLGHQAADRGNFREAIAAYTRALQQDPNLTAAYLHRGQAHHDVGNFDGAIADFEQALRLEPDNARAIYGRGEAQIDLGNPQTAIADLSQAIELDRGYAQAYGDRAVAYLMLGNLQNALQDFDQAIALNAQNADLHYNRGKVQTALGDWRGALSDYDQAIALNPNFAEAYGNRGLLRFEQGDRQAGLDDLQRALDLFQQQGNREGYHFTQTLIRQLEAVE
- a CDS encoding YnfA family protein yields the protein MLQSLGFFILSGLCEIGGGYLVWLAVREGRPSVLILVGTVLLTVYGFVATQQPANFGRAYAAYGGVFIVLSLLWGWQVDGLAPDRLDWLGSAIVLLGVCVMMYAPRS
- a CDS encoding HD domain-containing protein, producing the protein MEFSGFDFDLAPTRLAQQIQFVLEIDKLKGVLRQTLLTDASRRENSAEHSWHLALMAIALAEYAPAPIDLSRVVQMVLLHDLVEIDAGDTFAFDMQANQDKANREQAAADRLFGLLPPDLGQTLRSCWEEFEAAKTRDAQFAHALDRLQPFLHNLQTEGGTWKQHGVTRDRVLWRMQAVQQGAPALWPLVEGLIQQAVSAGYLLPGTDNQP
- the tsaD gene encoding tRNA (adenosine(37)-N6)-threonylcarbamoyltransferase complex transferase subunit TsaD yields the protein MPTVLALETSCDETAVAVVRDRHLLSNVVSSQIQVHQQYGGVVPEVASRQHLEAMNWAIAQALTDSGLGWADIDGVAATCAPGLVGALLVGLTAAKTLAMLHNKPFIGVHHLEGHIYASYLSEPQLEPPFLCLLVSGGHTSLIYVKDCGQYETLGETRDDAAGEAFDKVARLMGLGYPGGPVIDRLAKDGNPQAFALPEGKISLPEGGYHPYDSSFSGLKTAMLRLTQSLQNSSKPLPVADLAASFQDTVARSLTKRVIACAKDYGLGAIAVGGGVAANSGLRLRLQEAAEAENLRVLFPPLKFCTDNAAMIACAAADHLKHGHTSPLTLGVQSRLPLSQVMSLYQ
- a CDS encoding Photosystem I reaction center subunit III, which translates into the protein MRKLFAQLFALVLAVSLWGGFAAPASAYNLTPCADSPAFQARAAKAVTAQAKARFQSYSSVLCGEDGLPHLIVDGSLSHAGEFLIPSILFLYIAGWIGWVGRAYVISVRGDKEPEMAEIIIDVPRAVKFMTTGLLWPLAAVQEFTTGKLTAPDNEITVSPR
- the psaJ gene encoding photosystem I reaction center subunit IX — translated: MQYFLKYLSTAPVLATIWMFITAGILIEFNRFFPDLLFHP
- a CDS encoding MBL fold metallo-hydrolase, with the translated sequence MQIDPQTFTVKFWGVRGSVPTPGVEMVRYGGNTPCVEMQVAGRRIIFDGGTGLRLLGKHLRDEMPVEAHLFFTHTHWDRIQGFPFFAPAFVSGNCFYIYGAAGPNGASIKQRLSDQMLRPNFPVPLQVMQADLKFVDIVPGSVIPIEDVTVEAVSLNRPNGALGYRVTWGGYSVVYATDTERSPDSVEQNLKYLAQDADLLIYDAAYISDHALVDPEAATGEQNHGWQSGIDLAIAARVKQVIMFHHDPAHEDDFLDTIEQDVQSRYPNVKLAREGMVLDVTQFRNDCLA